TTCACGGTTTTGGGCCGTTCGTGCGCGACTCGCTCAATGAATCTTTAGTTTTATTAGACTCTTTTATTGGTGTCGTTGCTGTAACAACTTTGGTTTTGGCGGCTGTACTCAAGGAACGTCAAATAGTGGAAAAGGCATTGCGACAATCGGAGAGTCAGTTGCGAGAACAATCGTTGAGGATAGAACAAAGCTTGCGAGATCTACAACTTACTCAATCCCAACTTATTCAAAGCGAAAAGCTATCTAGTCTGGGGCAGCTAGTTGCTGGTGTTGCTCACGAAATCAATAACCCGGTTAACTTTATCTACGGCAATCTCATTTATGCCGATCAATATACCCAAGACTTGCTCAAGCTCCTGAATCTCTATCAGCAACAGTATCCCCAACCCGTTCCGGCAATTGAATCACACGCAGAAGCCATTGACCTAGATTTCCTAATTTCAGACCTGCCCAAACTGCTATCTTCTATGAAGATAGGGGCGAATCGCATTCAACAAATAGTTGTATCTTTACGCAATTTCTCCCGTGTAGATGAATCAGAAATGAAATCGGTGGATATTCACGATGGCATAGATAGCACTCTGCTAATCTTACAAAATCGGTTAAAAACAAGGTCAGGTAATCCCACTATTCAGGTCATTAAAGAGTATGGCTGTTTGCCCAAAGTTGAGTGCTATCCAGGACAGCTAAATCAAGTTTTTATGAATTTAATTAGTAATGCCATTGATGCTTTAGAGAGCAGTCATCGGTCGGCGGTTAACGCTCAGTTATCGGCAGACCAAGAACAAACCAATCTTTGTATTCAAATTTGTACTGAACTGCCAGATAGCAATCGAGTTTTGATTCGTATTAAAGATAACGGCCCTGGTATGGCTCTGGATGTGCAAAAAAGGCTTTTCGACCCGTTTTTTACTACAAAGCCGATGGGAAAAGGCACTGGGTTGGGTTTAGCTATTAGTTTCCAGATTGTCGTTGAAAAACATAAGGGCCAATTGAGGTGTAGTTCCACGCCTGGGATGGGTACAGAGTTTGTAGTAGAAGTCCCGATTCGACAGGCGTCGGGGGTTTAAATAAAAAAGGGTTTGCAAGTATAGCCGATGGGCAGACGTTTGTCAGTGTGATGGTGCAGTTGTAACTATATCCGCGATCGCGGCAGAAACCCCGCTAATTGTTGTTAATAGCAAAGTAGGGGTAGCATCAGCGATATTAATAAATATTTA
The sequence above is a segment of the Microcoleus sp. FACHB-831 genome. Coding sequences within it:
- a CDS encoding MASE1 domain-containing protein; the encoded protein is MKFKALLNWAVKLIVVMAIAAIYYSAAKLGLLLVSLPGNVTPVWPPSGIALAAILRLGYGVWPGIWLGEFLAVSTSISGSPATVIAVASACAVGDALTPVLGAFLLKRFVGHHDLLDRASSVFKFVVIGGLLIWLVAATFGTTSMCLGGIAPWSAYKDIWWTWWMGNVGGVLVFTPALLIWSKLLNKLKAKILKTREREIDSSPIEDEAFAPLPISKVAEGAILLVLVLVSGQIAFGGGYPVAYMLIPLLVWSAFRFGQRGATLLIVIVSAIAILGTVHGFGPFVRDSLNESLVLLDSFIGVVAVTTLVLAAVLKERQIVEKALRQSESQLREQSLRIEQSLRDLQLTQSQLIQSEKLSSLGQLVAGVAHEINNPVNFIYGNLIYADQYTQDLLKLLNLYQQQYPQPVPAIESHAEAIDLDFLISDLPKLLSSMKIGANRIQQIVVSLRNFSRVDESEMKSVDIHDGIDSTLLILQNRLKTRSGNPTIQVIKEYGCLPKVECYPGQLNQVFMNLISNAIDALESSHRSAVNAQLSADQEQTNLCIQICTELPDSNRVLIRIKDNGPGMALDVQKRLFDPFFTTKPMGKGTGLGLAISFQIVVEKHKGQLRCSSTPGMGTEFVVEVPIRQASGV